One stretch of Streptomyces sp. 135 DNA includes these proteins:
- a CDS encoding GntR family transcriptional regulator produces the protein MPSPKTFTKIADHFRERILSGELEPGAKLPTNREIAGQWQAAAATVSRALQALQVENFIRTTPRGTYVADDPRWTLSARDRLARVQRVKSFLAAGETSRVTAAEPIVPPLYVAEIFDLEAGDQVVRREWLAGRGKTRTVFAVTWYPAPFAAFVPDLLNTAPGRNHGLSARVLEATGRTITHARDDMHARPADAREASALGLPVGSPILAGAHRWSDAEGIIEYGEWCLPPRFTIGYEYEP, from the coding sequence ATGCCCAGTCCCAAGACGTTCACGAAGATCGCGGATCACTTCCGGGAGCGCATCCTGTCGGGAGAGCTTGAGCCCGGCGCCAAGCTGCCGACGAATCGGGAGATTGCCGGTCAGTGGCAGGCCGCGGCCGCCACCGTCTCCCGAGCCTTGCAGGCTCTCCAGGTGGAGAACTTCATCCGCACCACCCCCAGGGGTACCTACGTCGCCGATGACCCGCGCTGGACGCTGTCGGCGCGGGACCGGCTGGCCCGGGTCCAGCGGGTGAAGTCGTTCCTGGCCGCGGGCGAGACGAGCCGGGTGACGGCGGCCGAGCCGATCGTCCCGCCGCTGTATGTGGCGGAGATCTTCGATCTGGAGGCCGGGGACCAGGTGGTGCGGCGCGAGTGGCTGGCCGGACGGGGCAAGACCCGGACCGTGTTCGCCGTGACCTGGTACCCGGCCCCGTTCGCCGCCTTCGTGCCGGACCTGCTGAACACCGCCCCGGGCCGCAATCACGGACTGTCCGCCCGGGTTCTGGAAGCCACCGGGCGCACGATCACCCACGCCCGCGACGACATGCACGCCCGCCCCGCCGATGCCCGAGAGGCGAGCGCACTGGGGCTGCCGGTCGGCTCCCCGATCCTGGCCGGCGCCCACCGATGGTCGGACGCGGAAGGGATCATCGAGTACGGGGAATGGTGCCTGCCGCCCCGGTTCACCATCGGCTACGAGTACGAACCCTGA
- a CDS encoding replication initiator — translation MPSHTPTTTIPCPEPATAALPTFTGYRHLLGLIRQLSSLGGCAQPIRLEGQRTEIDAFTGEILRELKSKELPAGHLLVRCGNRRTTRCPSCAELYRQDTYHLIAAGLRGGKNIPDQVATHPRVFATLTAPSYGPVHGRRTSGSARCRCGRTHTKGDPLLGAPLDPERYDYPGAVLWNAHAPALWARFMLHLRRTIAAATDVPQRLLSKSVRVSYAKVAEYQQRGMIHFHAVIRLDGPAGPYTPPPAWATPELLADAIRTAATRAHIDGPEINSRSHSFAFGEQIDTRIIRSSAFQGGTTITEGKVAGYVAKYATKGTEAATGTLDHRLKRITDLWFESVPEHAARMIRTAWALGSREDLKHLNLRKWAHMLGFRGHFSTKTRAYSTTLGALRAARAAWHRRHTPPPSPTTLVIAHWAHDGTGLTPDLERFAALIHGGPTRKQEATAGA, via the coding sequence ATGCCATCGCACACCCCGACCACCACAATCCCCTGCCCCGAACCCGCCACGGCCGCACTGCCCACGTTCACCGGGTACCGGCACCTGCTCGGCCTGATAAGGCAGTTGTCCTCCCTTGGCGGCTGCGCCCAGCCGATCCGGCTCGAAGGCCAGCGCACCGAAATCGACGCCTTCACCGGCGAGATCCTGCGCGAACTGAAGTCCAAGGAACTGCCCGCCGGACACCTCCTGGTCCGCTGCGGCAACCGCCGCACCACCCGCTGCCCCTCCTGCGCCGAGCTCTACCGCCAGGACACCTACCACCTCATCGCCGCCGGCCTGCGCGGCGGCAAGAACATCCCTGACCAGGTCGCCACCCACCCCCGCGTCTTCGCCACCCTCACGGCGCCCTCGTACGGGCCGGTCCACGGGCGACGCACCAGCGGCTCCGCCCGCTGCCGCTGCGGACGCACCCACACCAAAGGCGACCCACTGCTCGGCGCACCGCTCGATCCCGAGCGGTACGACTACCCCGGCGCCGTGCTGTGGAACGCCCACGCCCCCGCCCTGTGGGCCCGCTTCATGCTCCACCTGCGCCGCACCATCGCCGCCGCAACCGACGTCCCGCAGCGCCTGCTCTCCAAGTCTGTCCGCGTCTCGTACGCCAAGGTCGCCGAGTACCAGCAGCGCGGAATGATCCACTTCCACGCCGTCATCCGCCTCGACGGCCCCGCAGGCCCCTACACCCCGCCACCCGCATGGGCCACACCCGAACTCCTCGCCGACGCCATCCGGACCGCGGCCACCCGCGCCCACATCGACGGGCCCGAGATCAACAGCCGCTCCCACTCCTTCGCCTTCGGCGAGCAGATCGACACCAGGATCATCCGGTCCTCCGCCTTCCAGGGCGGGACCACGATCACCGAGGGCAAGGTCGCCGGATACGTCGCCAAGTACGCCACCAAGGGTACCGAAGCCGCCACCGGCACCCTTGACCACCGGCTGAAGAGGATCACGGACCTCTGGTTCGAGTCGGTACCCGAGCACGCCGCCCGCATGATTCGTACCGCCTGGGCCCTCGGCAGCCGCGAAGACCTCAAGCACCTGAACCTGCGCAAGTGGGCCCACATGCTCGGCTTCCGCGGCCACTTCTCCACCAAGACCCGCGCCTACTCCACCACCCTCGGCGCCCTCCGGGCCGCCCGCGCTGCATGGCACCGCCGCCACACCCCTCCGCCCTCCCCGACCACCCTCGTCATCGCCCACTGGGCCCACGACGGCACCGGCCTCACCCCCGACCTCGAACGCTTCGCCGCACTCATCCACGGCGGCCCGACCCGCAAGCAGGAGGCGACAGCCGGTGCGTGA
- a CDS encoding helix-turn-helix domain-containing protein — protein sequence MRDDELLSVPETMARLKIGRSALYDLLRTRRLASLTIGRARRIPAHALADYVQRHLEEAAR from the coding sequence GTGCGTGACGACGAACTCCTCTCCGTCCCAGAGACAATGGCCCGCCTCAAGATCGGCCGCTCCGCCCTCTACGACCTCCTGCGCACCCGCCGCCTCGCCTCGCTGACCATCGGCCGCGCCCGCCGCATCCCCGCCCACGCCCTCGCTGACTACGTCCAGCGCCACCTGGAAGAAGCCGCCCGATGA
- a CDS encoding FtsK/SpoIIIE domain-containing protein, whose protein sequence is MIVARGFRREPLEAVIRSPLLGPDGSPACRPGQFVSTDDVLLGWDEDGTPVVLNLAYSAHALVAGLTRSGKSITVNTLLAYASLMRDVRLIVIDPNLGAVAPWWRTAYKVSDAIHPDEPTEILRWVREEMQRRERLFWSSRTDRITEFSPELPLLLVVIDEVANYTRHPDRKARERFEAELLAIASQGAKFGIRLWLLTQKPSADVLTTAVRTNLSARICHRVDTVEDFLHLFPDGRDLDITAADRTMPQGVSIASVGDMRTPVRLRSVYLPTEACWQINDLMCAEGLKVRDLPDRVDLNKAA, encoded by the coding sequence GTGATCGTCGCGCGCGGCTTCCGGCGTGAGCCACTGGAGGCGGTGATCCGCTCACCGTTGCTCGGTCCGGACGGCTCCCCGGCCTGCCGGCCGGGTCAGTTCGTCTCCACCGATGACGTGCTGCTCGGCTGGGACGAGGATGGCACCCCTGTTGTGCTCAACCTCGCCTACTCCGCGCACGCCCTCGTCGCTGGCCTCACCCGCTCCGGCAAATCGATCACCGTCAACACCCTGCTCGCCTACGCCTCCCTCATGCGGGACGTGCGTCTGATCGTGATCGACCCCAACCTCGGTGCGGTCGCGCCCTGGTGGCGTACCGCCTACAAGGTCTCCGACGCCATCCACCCCGACGAGCCGACCGAGATCCTGCGCTGGGTGCGCGAGGAGATGCAGCGCCGGGAAAGGCTGTTCTGGTCCAGCCGCACCGACCGCATCACCGAGTTCAGCCCCGAACTACCGCTGCTGCTCGTGGTGATCGACGAGGTGGCGAACTACACCCGGCACCCGGACCGCAAGGCCCGCGAACGCTTCGAGGCCGAGCTGCTGGCCATCGCCAGCCAGGGCGCCAAGTTCGGCATCCGGCTGTGGCTGCTCACCCAGAAGCCCTCCGCCGACGTGCTCACCACCGCCGTACGAACCAACCTGTCCGCCCGGATCTGCCACCGCGTCGACACCGTCGAGGACTTCCTGCACCTCTTCCCCGACGGCCGGGACCTGGACATCACCGCCGCCGACCGCACCATGCCCCAAGGCGTGTCCATCGCCTCCGTCGGCGACATGCGCACCCCCGTCCGGCTGCGCTCGGTCTACCTGCCCACCGAAGCCTGCTGGCAGATCAACGACCTGATGTGTGCGGAAGGGCTCAAGGTCCGCGACCTGCCCGACCGCGTCGACCTGAACAAGGCCGCGTGA
- a CDS encoding site-specific integrase, protein MTAPTRKKARANGEGTIYQRKDGRWEAAGYVLAANGTRKRVRVYGTTRREAADKLAEKIADSNRGLPVATADSTVGDYLTYWLDSVAVHRLRENTHTRYAACVRLHLIPGLGTKKIARLTAKDVRTFLDRLRTTCQCCAQGLDAVRKRCCAVGECCQKRLSALTVTYVHSVLKSALEHAVREDELPRNVARNVKTTTHQSRRFRPLTAAEARQFLDAARADRLHALYELALRTGLRKGELLGLRWEDLDLTTGTASIRHSLQRTRTGGLTHLPTKTRASERCIALPTECLRSLKEHKERQDKERENVGPDWSDTGLVFTTPTGRPLDPANLTRRFRSFLDRAELRRIRFHDLRHSTATLLLEQGVDLIVIKELLGHAHIGVTAGVYAHVRLRLQRQAIDTLNDALSPTDDDTDDPPGPAAVR, encoded by the coding sequence ATGACCGCCCCCACGCGCAAGAAAGCCCGTGCCAACGGCGAAGGCACCATCTACCAGCGCAAGGACGGCCGCTGGGAAGCCGCCGGCTACGTCCTCGCCGCCAACGGCACCCGCAAACGCGTCCGCGTCTACGGCACCACCCGAAGAGAAGCCGCCGACAAACTCGCCGAGAAGATCGCCGACAGCAACCGCGGCCTCCCCGTCGCCACCGCCGACAGCACCGTCGGCGACTACCTCACCTACTGGCTCGACAGTGTCGCCGTCCACAGGCTTCGGGAGAACACCCACACCCGCTACGCCGCCTGCGTCCGCCTCCACCTCATCCCCGGACTCGGCACCAAGAAGATCGCCCGCCTCACCGCCAAAGACGTCCGCACCTTCCTCGACCGCCTCCGCACCACCTGCCAGTGCTGCGCCCAGGGACTCGACGCTGTGCGGAAGAGGTGCTGCGCGGTCGGCGAGTGCTGCCAGAAGCGGTTGTCCGCTTTGACCGTGACCTACGTGCACTCGGTGCTCAAATCGGCGCTGGAACACGCCGTCCGCGAAGACGAACTGCCCCGGAACGTCGCGCGCAACGTCAAGACGACCACGCACCAGTCCAGGCGCTTCCGTCCGCTCACCGCAGCCGAGGCCCGCCAGTTCCTCGACGCGGCCCGCGCCGACCGGCTCCACGCGCTGTACGAACTCGCCCTGCGCACCGGACTCCGCAAGGGCGAACTCCTCGGCCTCCGCTGGGAGGACCTCGACCTCACCACCGGAACGGCCAGCATCCGACACTCACTCCAGCGCACCCGCACGGGTGGCCTCACGCATCTACCCACCAAGACCCGGGCATCCGAACGCTGCATCGCACTCCCCACCGAATGCCTCCGTTCCCTCAAAGAACACAAGGAACGACAGGACAAGGAGCGCGAGAACGTAGGACCGGACTGGAGCGACACCGGCCTCGTCTTCACCACGCCCACTGGGCGGCCTCTCGACCCCGCCAATCTCACCCGCCGCTTCCGCAGCTTCCTCGACCGGGCCGAACTCCGCCGCATCCGCTTCCACGACCTCCGCCACTCGACCGCGACCCTGCTCCTGGAACAAGGCGTCGACCTCATCGTGATCAAGGAACTCCTCGGCCACGCCCACATCGGCGTCACCGCCGGCGTCTACGCCCACGTGCGACTCCGCCTCCAGCGCCAGGCCATCGACACCCTCAACGACGCCCTCAGCCCGACCGACGATGACACCGACGACCCACCTGGCCCTGCTGCCGTCCGCTGA
- a CDS encoding GntR family transcriptional regulator: MTFERIADDLRQQIRDGELRPGQLLPTQSQLMQTYKASSLTVQKAIRLLRNEGWVIARQGRGTFVTRSADFEDAFEKVAGDLTQQIYSGTLAPGARLPAREVLAEHYAVPLNVVTNAIALLAGNFLLRYPGELPGDEVYVRDWDDHGFATQLTHGRLVRKIRDGSLARGATVTVDEVVDTIGGDPESADQALTFLALEGRMKKAHQRNGSMAYVVVGGEFGTEVPVAVQPVHEPDEPSTAPPNEFPAVAGVADLAYKLERALERIEELEERVERLEGRDAD, encoded by the coding sequence TTGACGTTCGAACGCATCGCGGACGACCTGCGGCAGCAGATCCGGGACGGCGAACTGCGGCCCGGCCAGCTTCTGCCGACGCAGAGCCAGCTCATGCAGACCTACAAGGCATCGAGCCTGACCGTGCAGAAGGCGATCCGGCTGCTCAGGAACGAGGGCTGGGTCATCGCCCGCCAGGGGCGTGGCACATTCGTCACGCGCTCGGCCGACTTCGAGGACGCCTTCGAGAAGGTCGCTGGCGATCTCACACAGCAGATCTACTCCGGCACCCTGGCGCCCGGCGCCCGGCTCCCGGCCCGCGAGGTCCTGGCGGAGCACTATGCGGTGCCGCTGAACGTGGTCACCAATGCCATCGCCCTGCTGGCCGGCAACTTCCTCCTGCGTTACCCCGGCGAGTTGCCCGGCGACGAGGTCTACGTACGCGACTGGGACGACCACGGCTTCGCCACCCAGCTCACCCACGGCCGCCTGGTCCGCAAGATCAGGGACGGATCACTGGCCAGGGGCGCCACGGTCACCGTGGACGAGGTGGTCGACACGATCGGCGGCGACCCGGAATCCGCCGACCAGGCGCTGACCTTCCTCGCCCTGGAGGGCAGGATGAAGAAGGCCCACCAGCGCAACGGCTCGATGGCGTATGTCGTCGTGGGGGGCGAGTTCGGCACAGAGGTACCGGTCGCGGTGCAGCCGGTGCACGAGCCGGACGAACCGTCGACCGCCCCGCCGAACGAGTTCCCGGCGGTGGCCGGAGTAGCGGATCTCGCCTACAAGCTGGAACGAGCCCTGGAGCGGATCGAGGAGCTGGAGGAGCGCGTCGAACGCCTCGAAGGCCGCGACGCGGACTGA